In Candidatus Eisenbacteria bacterium, one genomic interval encodes:
- a CDS encoding DEAD/DEAH box helicase, translating into MATGRTFDSFDLPEPVRAGIRAAGFVHCTPIQEKTLPLALAGKDVAGQAQTGTGKTAAFLVTLFTRLLERTRAGRPAAPRALIIAPTRELVVQIANDARLLGQATPFTIHAVFGGVDYKKQREDVQAGVDVLIGTPGRLIDYHKQRVYDLRSVEILVIDEADRMFDMGFIKDLRYILRQLPPFERRQSMLFSATLNFDVMELAYVFMNDAVKVSVTPEQVTAENVEHLVYHVGLHEKMPALIGLLRRMPGARVLVFTNMRRSADRIERYLEANGFHAAAITGDVDQRRRLRILQDFKDGTLPILVATDVASRGLHIDGVTHVVNFDLPLDPEDYVHRIGRTARAGASGHAISLACEDYVEGLDAIEKYIGFKLPHDFPDDALLEKHVVHPPRRPREDRRDRHERHDRRGGGEHHRERRPAVHEAKPAHASPGPTGTGDGQKRKRRRRRRKRPDGAPAPAGG; encoded by the coding sequence ATCGCGACCGGGCGCACGTTCGACAGCTTCGATCTTCCCGAGCCCGTGCGGGCCGGCATCCGCGCGGCCGGGTTCGTCCATTGCACGCCGATCCAGGAGAAGACGCTCCCGCTCGCGCTCGCGGGCAAGGACGTCGCCGGCCAGGCGCAGACGGGAACCGGCAAGACCGCGGCGTTCCTCGTCACCCTGTTCACGCGCCTGCTCGAGCGCACGCGCGCCGGCCGGCCGGCCGCGCCCCGCGCGCTCATCATCGCGCCGACGCGCGAGCTGGTCGTCCAGATCGCGAACGACGCGCGCCTGCTCGGCCAGGCGACGCCGTTCACCATCCACGCCGTCTTCGGCGGCGTCGACTACAAGAAGCAGCGCGAGGACGTGCAGGCGGGCGTCGACGTCCTCATCGGGACGCCCGGACGCCTCATCGACTACCACAAGCAGCGCGTCTACGACCTGCGCAGCGTCGAGATCCTGGTCATCGACGAGGCGGACCGCATGTTCGACATGGGGTTCATCAAGGACCTGCGCTACATCCTGCGCCAGCTCCCGCCTTTCGAGCGGCGGCAGTCGATGCTCTTCTCGGCGACGCTCAACTTCGACGTCATGGAGCTCGCCTACGTCTTCATGAACGACGCCGTGAAGGTGTCGGTCACGCCCGAGCAGGTGACGGCCGAGAACGTGGAGCACCTCGTCTACCACGTGGGGCTCCACGAGAAGATGCCCGCGCTGATCGGGCTCCTGCGGCGCATGCCGGGCGCGCGGGTGCTCGTGTTCACGAACATGCGCCGCTCGGCCGACCGCATCGAGCGCTACCTCGAAGCCAACGGCTTCCACGCCGCCGCCATCACCGGCGACGTCGACCAGCGCCGGCGCCTGCGCATCCTGCAGGACTTCAAGGACGGTACTCTGCCGATCCTGGTCGCGACCGACGTCGCGTCACGCGGCCTGCACATCGACGGCGTCACGCACGTCGTCAACTTCGACCTGCCGCTCGATCCCGAGGACTACGTCCACCGCATCGGCCGCACCGCGCGCGCCGGCGCCTCGGGACACGCCATCAGCCTCGCCTGCGAGGACTACGTCGAGGGGCTCGACGCCATCGAGAAGTACATCGGCTTCAAGCTCCCGCACGACTTCCCGGACGATGCGCTGCTCGAAAAGCACGTCGTGCATCCGCCACGCCGGCCGCGCGAGGATCGGCGCGACCGTCACGAGCGGCACGATCGTCGCGGGGGCGGTGAGCACCATCGCGAGCGCCGCCCCGCCGTACACGAGGCGAAGCCGGCGCATGCGAGCCCCGGGCCGACCGGAACCGGCGACGGGCAGAAGCGCAAGCGCCGCCGCCGTCGCCGCAAGCGTCCCGACGGCGCACCGGCTCCCGCGGGCGGCTGA
- a CDS encoding pitrilysin family protein has protein sequence MIGGLEDPLRLRHGDLTVLYDHVPGPLTAIAVAIRAGSRVDGRHLGLAHMTEHMLFQGTHTLDQVTLNRRAGELGGEHDADTGHEDMMVHFEVFNEDVEEALGLLAEQLFRSTVPVDRFGKERRVVIDEIRGRQEDPANHLHERAWERFFTEPLAHPIAGTVGSVRAMTPAAVRRFIARYFVPANMVLAVVGGISRRSLRRAVARTFPSRGAIAPPVPRRPRRRTTGFARLRRRDLTQTYLVRLAAAPTSARDLLALSLAIEIVGADPDARLFQEVRERLGLGYDVGASLEHGRDWAVAVISASAAREHETRLQGTVERTCRHAAEGFTAEELDRARKKVRYRFARLADSRMERAVAHASRAASNHPSLTATARLIDRIGLTDVNAAWRRLLAAPTLTAVLSS, from the coding sequence GTGATCGGAGGCCTCGAGGACCCGCTGCGTCTGCGGCACGGCGATCTGACCGTCCTCTACGACCACGTGCCGGGGCCGCTCACGGCGATCGCGGTTGCGATTCGCGCCGGATCGCGCGTCGACGGCCGCCACCTCGGCCTCGCCCACATGACCGAGCACATGCTCTTCCAGGGCACGCACACGCTCGACCAGGTGACGCTCAACCGCCGCGCGGGGGAGCTCGGCGGGGAACACGACGCCGACACCGGCCACGAGGACATGATGGTGCACTTCGAGGTCTTCAACGAAGACGTCGAGGAGGCGCTGGGGCTGCTCGCCGAGCAGCTCTTCCGGTCGACCGTCCCGGTCGACCGCTTCGGGAAGGAGCGCCGGGTCGTCATCGACGAGATCCGCGGCCGGCAGGAGGATCCCGCCAACCATCTCCACGAGCGCGCCTGGGAGCGCTTCTTCACCGAGCCGCTGGCGCACCCGATCGCGGGGACGGTGGGTAGCGTGCGCGCCATGACGCCCGCCGCCGTGCGCCGCTTCATCGCGCGCTACTTCGTGCCGGCCAACATGGTGCTCGCGGTCGTGGGCGGCATCTCGCGACGGAGCCTGCGCCGCGCCGTCGCGCGGACCTTCCCGTCGCGCGGGGCGATCGCGCCGCCGGTCCCGCGACGGCCGCGCCGGCGCACGACGGGATTCGCGCGCCTGCGGCGGCGGGATCTGACCCAGACCTACCTCGTGCGCCTCGCCGCCGCACCGACCAGCGCGCGCGACCTCCTCGCGCTCTCGCTCGCGATCGAGATCGTCGGCGCCGATCCGGATGCGCGCCTCTTCCAGGAGGTGCGCGAGCGGCTCGGGCTCGGCTACGACGTCGGCGCTTCGCTCGAGCACGGGCGCGACTGGGCCGTGGCCGTGATCTCCGCCAGCGCCGCGCGCGAGCACGAGACGCGCCTCCAGGGCACGGTCGAGCGCACCTGCCGCCACGCCGCCGAGGGCTTCACCGCCGAGGAGCTCGACCGGGCGCGCAAGAAGGTGCGCTATCGCTTCGCGCGCCTGGCCGACTCGCGCATGGAGCGCGCCGTCGCCCACGCCTCGCGCGCCGCCAGCAACCACCCGTCCCTGACCGCGACCGCGCGCCTCATCGACCGGATCGGCCTCACCGACGTGAACGCGGCCTGGCGGCGCCTGCTCGCGGCGCCCACCCTGACGGCGGTGCTCTCGAGCTGA
- a CDS encoding M3 family oligoendopeptidase gives MAAAWDLSPLYAAPDDSRIDADLAAAAREGEAFAAHHRGRVAILDAAALAEAIAGYEDVLERGRRPAFYAHLLFAADTRSEVARRLVDRTREAHVALANTLTFFELELKAIPDGAFAALAADPALAGRRHWLDVVRRRRPYTLSEPEERIVNQKNLTGRGALVQLFDELSGSLRFRIDDRELSGEEVLSLLFEPDRARRERAYTVFLETHATFGIVWANVFNALMNDHRIECELRHLPDPVLPTHLDNEVRPETVDAMMAATERHYEVAREYFRLKARLLGLEKLKNTDLYAPLGDAAARVPFDEARALVLDGFAAFSPTFAELARDFFERGWIDAEVRPGKRLGAFCAASSPRANPWVLLSYTETPRDVATLAHELGHGIHDRLASRQRLLDFSPPLTLAETASVFAEMTLTRVLLDREPRREVRRALLCAKIEDTIATVFRQNVLTRFEMAAHARRRDAPLTADELGELWWGENAKLYGDAVEMIPAYRWGWAYIPHFIHSRFYCYAYVFGELLVLALYQRYREQGPAFVPRYLELLAGGASVAPDAALARMGFDIDDAAFWERGFAVVRDLLAELRATLD, from the coding sequence ATGGCCGCCGCCTGGGATCTGTCACCGCTCTACGCCGCGCCGGACGACTCGCGCATCGACGCCGATCTCGCCGCCGCCGCGCGCGAGGGCGAGGCCTTCGCCGCGCACCATCGGGGCCGCGTCGCGATCCTCGACGCGGCGGCGCTCGCCGAGGCGATCGCCGGGTACGAGGACGTCCTCGAGCGCGGGCGGCGTCCCGCCTTCTACGCCCATCTCCTGTTCGCGGCCGACACCCGAAGCGAGGTCGCGCGGCGGCTCGTCGACCGAACCCGCGAGGCCCACGTCGCGCTCGCCAACACGCTCACCTTCTTCGAGCTCGAGCTGAAGGCGATCCCCGACGGCGCGTTCGCGGCGCTCGCCGCCGATCCGGCGCTCGCCGGTCGCCGTCACTGGCTCGACGTCGTCCGCCGCCGCCGCCCGTACACGCTCTCCGAGCCCGAGGAGCGGATCGTCAACCAGAAGAACCTCACGGGGCGCGGCGCGCTCGTCCAGCTCTTCGACGAGCTCTCGGGGTCGCTCCGCTTCCGCATCGACGACCGCGAGCTGTCGGGCGAAGAGGTCCTCTCGCTCCTCTTCGAGCCCGATCGCGCGCGTCGCGAGCGCGCGTACACCGTCTTCCTCGAGACGCACGCGACGTTCGGCATCGTGTGGGCCAACGTCTTCAACGCGCTCATGAACGACCACCGCATCGAGTGCGAGCTGCGCCACCTGCCCGATCCCGTGCTCCCGACCCACCTCGACAACGAGGTGCGCCCCGAGACGGTCGACGCGATGATGGCGGCGACCGAGCGGCACTACGAGGTCGCGCGAGAGTACTTCCGGCTGAAGGCGCGCCTGCTGGGCCTCGAGAAGCTGAAGAACACCGACCTCTATGCGCCGCTGGGCGACGCCGCCGCCCGCGTTCCCTTCGACGAGGCCCGCGCGCTCGTCCTGGACGGGTTCGCGGCGTTCTCGCCGACCTTCGCCGAGCTGGCGCGCGACTTCTTCGAGCGCGGGTGGATCGACGCGGAGGTGCGGCCCGGGAAGCGCCTCGGCGCCTTCTGCGCGGCGTCGAGCCCGCGCGCGAACCCCTGGGTGCTGCTGTCGTACACCGAGACGCCGCGCGACGTGGCGACGCTGGCGCACGAGCTGGGGCACGGGATCCACGATCGCCTGGCCTCGCGCCAGCGCCTGCTCGACTTCTCGCCGCCGCTGACGCTCGCCGAGACGGCGTCGGTCTTCGCGGAAATGACCCTCACGCGCGTGCTCCTGGATCGGGAGCCGCGCCGCGAGGTCCGCCGCGCGCTCCTGTGCGCGAAGATCGAGGACACGATCGCCACGGTCTTCCGCCAGAACGTGCTCACGCGATTCGAGATGGCGGCGCACGCGCGCCGTCGCGACGCCCCGCTCACCGCGGACGAGCTGGGCGAGCTGTGGTGGGGGGAGAACGCGAAGCTCTACGGCGATGCGGTCGAGATGATCCCGGCCTACCGGTGGGGCTGGGCCTACATCCCGCACTTCATCCACAGCCGCTTCTACTGCTACGCATACGTGTTCGGAGAGCTGCTCGTGCTCGCGCTCTACCAGCGCTACCGCGAGCAAGGGCCGGCGTTCGTCCCGCGCTACCTCGAGCTGCTGGCCGGCGGCGCTAGCGTCGCGCCCGACGCCGCCCTCGCGCGCATGGGCTTCGACATCGACGACGCGGCGTTCTGGGAGCGCGGCTTCGCCGTCGTCCGCGACCTCCTCGCCGAGCTCCGGGCGACGCTCGACTGA
- a CDS encoding HAMP domain-containing sensor histidine kinase, protein MSHSADEASFRHVGGGPKGLFLLLRYVFIISASYLVLSYRSTPSVAPATALMIVAALASNVGLGHLPPERLFSWYIEAPVLVADTLWVSWSLHAAGVTGQEFFLLYFFVLFLSAIGESLTMVVLGTTVVSAANVYLMAGPNFWMGPHLLRIVFFFAVALFYGHVITQMRHERGRADRGFAKAHELEERVAERTAQLRKLYEAATTANALKSELVASMSHELRTPLNVILGYSEMLIAPEHDLAPGSLALTKRIREVAEDLLRLVNGLLDLGKLEAGKVPVSIDPLPLDRFMHDLRERERMPLRAGVKLDWELPQDLPVIESDPEKLLIVLENLIGNAIKFTINGAVTIAVRDLARERQVEMSVTDTGPGIPEAQLSRIFEPFCQVDGGGTRRDAGFGLGLAIVRRYVSLLGGNLRVESRVGKGTVFTVQLPYSPPAESPASPLVEEAAAQPTARKVSDAA, encoded by the coding sequence GTGAGCCACAGCGCCGACGAGGCGTCCTTCCGTCACGTCGGCGGGGGACCGAAGGGTCTATTCCTCCTCCTCCGGTACGTCTTCATCATCAGCGCCTCGTACCTGGTGCTGTCCTACCGGTCGACGCCGTCCGTGGCGCCGGCGACCGCCCTCATGATCGTGGCGGCGCTGGCGAGCAACGTCGGCCTTGGCCATCTGCCGCCCGAGCGGCTGTTCTCGTGGTACATCGAGGCCCCGGTTCTCGTGGCCGACACGCTCTGGGTCTCGTGGAGCCTCCATGCCGCCGGCGTCACGGGCCAGGAGTTCTTCCTGCTCTACTTCTTCGTGCTCTTCCTGTCGGCGATCGGCGAGAGCCTCACCATGGTCGTGCTCGGCACGACCGTCGTCAGCGCCGCCAACGTCTACCTCATGGCCGGCCCGAACTTCTGGATGGGCCCCCATCTCCTGCGCATCGTGTTCTTCTTCGCCGTCGCGCTCTTCTACGGGCACGTCATCACGCAGATGCGCCACGAGCGTGGGCGGGCCGACCGCGGCTTCGCCAAGGCGCACGAGCTCGAGGAGCGCGTCGCCGAGCGTACCGCGCAGCTGCGCAAGCTCTACGAGGCCGCCACCACCGCGAACGCCCTCAAGTCCGAGCTGGTCGCGAGCATGTCGCACGAGCTGCGCACGCCGCTCAACGTGATCCTGGGCTACAGCGAGATGCTGATCGCCCCGGAGCACGACCTGGCTCCCGGGAGCCTCGCGCTCACCAAGCGCATCCGCGAGGTAGCCGAGGACCTCCTGCGGCTCGTGAACGGCCTGCTCGACCTCGGCAAGCTCGAGGCCGGGAAGGTGCCGGTCAGCATCGATCCGCTGCCGCTCGATCGCTTCATGCACGATCTTCGCGAGCGTGAGCGCATGCCGCTGCGCGCCGGCGTGAAGCTCGACTGGGAGCTCCCGCAGGATCTGCCGGTCATCGAGAGCGACCCGGAGAAGCTCTTGATCGTGCTCGAGAACCTGATCGGCAACGCGATCAAGTTCACGATCAATGGCGCGGTCACGATCGCGGTCCGCGACCTCGCGCGCGAGCGGCAGGTCGAGATGAGCGTCACCGACACCGGTCCCGGCATCCCCGAGGCGCAGCTCTCGCGGATCTTCGAGCCGTTCTGTCAGGTGGACGGCGGGGGCACCCGGCGCGACGCCGGCTTCGGCCTGGGCCTCGCCATCGTGCGGCGATACGTGTCGCTGCTCGGTGGCAATCTTCGCGTCGAGTCGAGGGTGGGCAAGGGAACGGTCTTCACCGTCCAGCTGCCCTACAGCCCGCCCGCGGAGAGCCCCGCGTCCCCGCTCGTCGAAGAGGCCGCGGCGCAGCCGACCGCTCGCAAGGTGTCGGACGCCGCCTGA
- a CDS encoding aldehyde dehydrogenase family protein — translation MATGAVSMPAATLVVRDPARGTVVGELPIDDATAVGAAVARARAAGAAWAALPVRERAALVKRARREIVKVRAEILDLLERETGKARFDVAGELMGVCMDIGYLARRAPKWLRRERVSTRPLFGKRGYVVYKPHGVVGIISPWNAPLNLALGDAVPALLAGNAVVVKPSELTPLATRRAVEAMNRVLPPGVLQVVIGAGETGVALVDQVDMICVTGSPETGRRVMERASRRLTPVLLELGGKDPMIVLRDADLDRAAKAATWGGCMMTGQVCMSVERVYVEAPVLQAFTDKLVAEMRAVRTGANGPDAEIDYGPFTSPKQIEIVERHLADAVAKGAKVLCGGKRVESAQGLFFEPTVVANVDHSMSLLTEETFGPIVPVMPVRDADEALRLANDTSYGLNASVWTQDLERGMALAGRIESGNVCVNDCVISAGVAGLPFGGVKQSGVGTRHGGAEGLRQFCVRQAMLVEPRRRKTEQQWFPYSTRRARQIEQLMGLMFGWR, via the coding sequence ATGGCCACCGGAGCAGTTTCGATGCCCGCCGCGACGCTCGTCGTACGCGACCCCGCGCGCGGCACCGTGGTCGGCGAGCTGCCGATCGACGACGCAACGGCGGTCGGCGCGGCGGTGGCGCGCGCCCGCGCCGCAGGAGCCGCCTGGGCGGCGCTGCCCGTGCGCGAGCGGGCCGCGCTGGTGAAGCGCGCACGGCGCGAGATCGTGAAGGTGCGCGCCGAGATCCTCGACCTGCTCGAGCGCGAGACCGGCAAGGCGCGTTTCGACGTCGCCGGCGAGCTGATGGGCGTCTGCATGGACATCGGGTATCTCGCCAGGCGCGCGCCCAAGTGGCTCCGCAGAGAGCGCGTGAGCACGCGGCCTCTGTTCGGGAAGCGCGGCTACGTCGTCTACAAGCCGCACGGCGTCGTCGGCATCATCAGCCCGTGGAACGCACCGTTGAACCTGGCCCTCGGCGATGCGGTCCCTGCGCTCCTGGCCGGCAACGCGGTCGTGGTGAAGCCCTCCGAGCTGACGCCGCTGGCGACCCGACGCGCCGTGGAGGCCATGAACCGGGTGCTGCCGCCCGGCGTCCTGCAGGTCGTGATCGGCGCCGGCGAGACCGGCGTCGCACTGGTCGACCAGGTGGACATGATCTGCGTCACCGGATCGCCCGAGACCGGCCGTCGCGTGATGGAGCGCGCCAGCCGGCGCCTGACACCCGTGCTGCTCGAGCTCGGCGGCAAGGATCCCATGATCGTGCTCCGTGACGCGGACCTCGACCGTGCCGCCAAGGCCGCGACCTGGGGCGGCTGCATGATGACCGGCCAGGTCTGCATGTCGGTCGAGCGCGTCTACGTCGAGGCCCCGGTCCTCCAAGCGTTCACCGACAAGCTCGTCGCCGAGATGCGTGCGGTCCGCACCGGCGCGAACGGCCCGGACGCCGAGATCGACTACGGGCCGTTCACGAGCCCGAAGCAGATCGAGATCGTCGAGCGCCACCTCGCCGACGCGGTCGCCAAGGGCGCGAAGGTGCTGTGCGGCGGCAAGCGCGTCGAGAGCGCGCAGGGCCTCTTCTTCGAGCCCACCGTAGTCGCGAACGTCGACCACTCGATGTCGCTCCTCACCGAGGAGACCTTCGGCCCGATCGTCCCCGTCATGCCCGTGCGCGACGCCGACGAAGCGCTGCGGCTCGCCAACGACACCTCGTACGGCCTCAACGCGAGCGTGTGGACGCAGGACCTCGAGCGCGGCATGGCGCTCGCGGGCCGCATCGAGAGCGGCAACGTGTGCGTCAACGACTGCGTGATATCGGCCGGGGTCGCGGGGCTGCCCTTCGGCGGCGTCAAGCAGAGCGGCGTCGGTACGCGGCACGGCGGCGCCGAGGGGCTGCGCCAGTTCTGCGTCCGCCAGGCGATGCTGGTCGAGCCGCGGCGCCGCAAGACCGAGCAGCAGTGGTTCCCCTACTCGACCCGACGCGCCAGGCAGATCGAGCAGCTGATGGGGCTGATGTTCGGCTGGCGGTGA
- a CDS encoding DUF420 domain-containing protein has product MTQERLTLVSTTFIVLSGLSLLVGWYFIRARRSMERHRAAMLAATAFAGLFLVAYVTRWSLYGSKPFAGTGWWRTFYLANLAPHIVLAIAVGPLAMRLIYLAAVRRDFASHRRLARVTLPIWLYVAASGWLIYYMLYRMSFS; this is encoded by the coding sequence GTGACCCAGGAACGCCTGACGCTCGTCTCGACGACCTTCATCGTGCTCTCCGGCCTCTCGCTGCTGGTCGGGTGGTACTTCATCCGCGCCCGGCGCAGCATGGAGCGTCACCGCGCGGCGATGCTGGCCGCGACGGCGTTCGCCGGGCTCTTCCTCGTCGCCTACGTGACGCGCTGGAGCCTCTACGGCTCCAAGCCGTTTGCGGGCACCGGATGGTGGCGCACCTTCTACCTCGCGAACCTTGCGCCGCACATCGTGCTCGCGATCGCGGTGGGGCCGCTCGCGATGCGCCTCATCTACCTCGCCGCCGTCCGCCGGGACTTCGCGTCGCACCGCCGCCTCGCGCGCGTGACGCTCCCGATCTGGCTCTACGTGGCGGCGAGCGGCTGGCTCATCTACTACATGCTCTACAGGATGTCGTTCTCGTAA
- a CDS encoding MBL fold metallo-hydrolase produces the protein MAMELREIAPGVYTCLQEERGLGTSNSGLVDRGGGLVVDTFWDLPHTRELLAHYGRVWRAPARRVVNTHHNGDHAWGNQLFPGAEIIGHRRCAASFGRERPETMQMLRSQVASENPVLRALAAKLADWDFTGVELTPPTTLMDDRMDLDLDGVRVELRYVGPAHTAGDVIVHLPAERVVFAGDVLFRLCTPIGWDGTFEGWTRALDEIVALDPAVVVPGHGPLCGVEGPREMKAYLEYVRREARRGFDAGRTVVETSKGIDLGPYAAWTEPERIVFQVERAYREFRGEAYDAPLDVNVLFAGMHEVRTAYDARRTH, from the coding sequence ATGGCCATGGAGCTGCGAGAGATCGCCCCCGGCGTCTACACGTGTCTGCAGGAGGAGCGCGGGCTCGGTACCAGCAACTCGGGGCTCGTCGATCGCGGCGGTGGCCTCGTCGTCGACACCTTCTGGGACCTGCCGCACACGCGCGAGCTCCTCGCCCACTACGGCCGCGTCTGGCGCGCGCCGGCGCGCCGGGTGGTGAACACGCATCACAACGGTGACCACGCATGGGGGAACCAGCTCTTCCCGGGCGCCGAGATCATCGGCCACCGCCGGTGTGCCGCGAGCTTCGGCCGCGAGCGTCCCGAGACGATGCAGATGCTGCGCAGCCAGGTCGCGAGCGAGAATCCCGTGCTGCGCGCCCTCGCCGCGAAGCTCGCGGACTGGGACTTCACCGGCGTCGAGCTGACGCCCCCGACGACGCTCATGGACGACCGGATGGATCTCGATCTCGACGGCGTGCGGGTCGAGCTCCGCTACGTCGGGCCGGCCCATACGGCCGGCGACGTCATCGTCCACCTGCCGGCCGAGCGCGTGGTGTTCGCGGGCGACGTGCTCTTCCGGCTCTGCACGCCGATCGGCTGGGACGGCACGTTCGAGGGCTGGACGCGCGCGCTCGACGAGATCGTGGCGCTCGATCCGGCCGTCGTCGTTCCGGGCCACGGGCCGCTGTGCGGCGTCGAAGGACCTCGCGAGATGAAGGCGTACCTCGAGTACGTGCGCCGCGAGGCCCGTCGCGGCTTCGACGCCGGGCGGACGGTCGTCGAAACGTCGAAGGGAATCGATCTCGGACCCTACGCCGCCTGGACCGAGCCCGAGCGCATCGTGTTCCAGGTCGAGCGCGCCTACCGCGAGTTCCGCGGCGAGGCCTACGATGCGCCGCTCGACGTGAACGTGCTCTTCGCCGGCATGCACGAGGTGCGGACGGCGTACGACGCGCGTCGCACGCACTGA
- a CDS encoding gamma-glutamylcyclotransferase, translated as MSGRVWYFAYGSNMQPATFGGRRGIVPLRAVAARLAGWRIVFDKPPILPIGEAMANLVEEARAEVLGVAYEVTTHDLEHIDLTEGVLIDNYRRVTVRLTTLGDPPAALEAFTLTSDRRDPALRPSRRYMSLLVEGAEIHGLPAGYVAWLRSVPAVEETPEGAAARKLLDRALKKEPR; from the coding sequence ATGAGCGGACGCGTCTGGTACTTCGCGTACGGATCGAACATGCAGCCCGCCACGTTCGGCGGGCGGCGGGGCATCGTCCCCTTGCGCGCGGTCGCCGCCCGCCTCGCGGGCTGGCGGATCGTCTTCGACAAGCCGCCGATCCTGCCCATCGGCGAAGCCATGGCCAACCTCGTCGAGGAGGCCCGGGCCGAGGTTCTCGGCGTGGCCTACGAGGTGACGACGCACGACCTCGAGCACATCGACCTGACGGAAGGGGTGCTGATCGACAACTACCGGCGGGTGACGGTGCGGCTGACGACGCTCGGGGATCCGCCGGCGGCGCTCGAAGCGTTCACCCTGACCTCGGACCGTCGCGATCCGGCGCTGCGGCCGTCGCGGCGATACATGTCGCTGCTCGTCGAAGGGGCCGAGATCCACGGCCTGCCCGCCGGCTACGTGGCGTGGCTGCGATCGGTCCCGGCGGTCGAGGAGACGCCGGAGGGGGCCGCGGCGCGAAAGCTGCTCGATCGGGCGCTGAAAAAGGAACCCCGATAG
- a CDS encoding class I SAM-dependent methyltransferase yields the protein MDATGPNAEQITYWNDQSGPKWVARQAQLDQMLAPFGTAVMDAVGIGAGKRVIDVGCGCGDTTLAIAGRVGSSGHALGVDISEPMLARARDRAVAEGVRNVQLLVADAQTHAFRPQGADVVFSRFGVMFFADPTAAFANLRAALGDGGRVGFMCWQALTENPWMLVPIGAAAQHVALPPPPAPGAPGPFAFADRDRVTRILSDAGLRDIVFEAFTPTVEIGGGSVDDAVEFVLQLGPTAAILREAPADALAKVAASMREALAPYATPRGVVMSSAAWIVTARA from the coding sequence ATGGACGCGACCGGGCCCAATGCCGAGCAGATCACGTACTGGAACGACCAGTCGGGCCCCAAGTGGGTCGCCCGCCAGGCCCAGCTCGATCAAATGCTCGCGCCGTTCGGGACGGCGGTGATGGACGCCGTCGGGATCGGCGCGGGCAAGCGGGTGATCGACGTCGGCTGCGGCTGCGGCGACACCACCCTCGCGATCGCCGGGCGCGTGGGATCCTCGGGGCACGCGCTCGGCGTCGACATCTCCGAGCCGATGCTCGCCCGGGCTCGGGATCGCGCCGTCGCCGAGGGGGTGCGCAACGTCCAGCTTCTCGTCGCCGACGCCCAGACACACGCCTTTCGGCCCCAGGGAGCCGACGTCGTCTTCTCGCGTTTCGGGGTGATGTTCTTCGCCGACCCGACGGCCGCGTTCGCGAACCTGCGCGCGGCGCTCGGCGACGGCGGCCGGGTCGGGTTCATGTGCTGGCAGGCCCTCACCGAGAACCCGTGGATGCTCGTCCCGATCGGCGCCGCCGCCCAGCACGTCGCGCTGCCACCGCCGCCGGCGCCCGGCGCACCCGGCCCGTTCGCGTTCGCCGACCGCGATCGGGTGACGCGGATCCTCTCGGACGCGGGGTTGCGTGACATCGTGTTCGAAGCCTTCACTCCAACGGTCGAGATCGGCGGCGGCAGCGTCGACGATGCGGTGGAGTTCGTCCTGCAGCTCGGGCCCACGGCTGCGATCCTTCGCGAAGCCCCTGCCGATGCGCTCGCCAAGGTGGCTGCATCGATGCGGGAGGCGCTCGCGCCCTATGCCACGCCTCGCGGGGTCGTCATGTCGTCGGCGGCCTGGATCGTCACCGCGAGGGCCTAG